In Galactobacillus timonensis, the genomic window ACAGCATAAACAGCGGCATTTTCGTCATAGTCCGCCGCTTTGGTCGCATAATAATCTGAAAGCGCGGCCTCAACCGCGCCTTCTGTGCTGATATCGCGCTCCGCCTCGTACAGCGTCAGCGCAATTGTGTAGTAACGGTAATAAATGGAATTGTCGGCGTAGAAATCATGCTCGGTGTAGCTCCATACGATATACGGCAGCATCGGCGCATAATCCGCATAATCAGGAAAATGATCGTACGCGTGCTCGATATCAATATTTTTCAGGATGCTATCAACCTGATCATGCATACGCCGAACCGCGCTAGCTATGTCGATTTCTCGTGTGATCATTTTGTCTCCTCTATGATGCGCTCAACGCGCTCTGACAGATCTTCTGCCGCGGCTTCTGCTGCCGGCGCAATATGCACGCGGCCGCCAAACCCGTTAGCAGGATCTGTACGTCCGCCGTTGCGCAGCTTGTGCGAATTTTCCAGCAGATGCGTCAACCGATACAGCCGGTTCTGCACGCCGCAAACCATGTATGCGGGTGTTTCCTTGCGCACAACGACGCTCCATCCACGCCGATAGCGTGTGCCGGGCGATGTTTTGCGCAATTGCGTTTTCGTGTCCTCTGCGGTCGCTTTGACGGCTTGTTTCACCTTCGCGGCAACGGCGTCAGTGTATGCGGACAGCTGCTTCGTCAATTCGCGTTCAATGTCGTTCTGCGCCATACTGCTACCTCATAATGCGTGTCTGCCGATCACCGGCCCGGCGCTCCAAATACAGCTCAATTCCGCCTGATTTCGTCTCAAACGTGCGGTAGATGTGATAGCGCTCCCCATTGATAACCGCATATGGTTCGCCGTTGTAATCATCCGCGCATGCCAGCGTCAGAACCATAGTAGGCGTGATGCCAATTAATCCTGCGCTGGTAAATTCTGCGCGTGTGATAGGTCCGCGCGTGGCTGTCACAACGTTAGGCGCTCCGTGACTCTCCGTGATTTGGTCGCCGTCTGCGCGAATAGGCGTGACAGGCTGTAATACAACGTCAATCACCCGATCCATCGTCAGCCGCGCCTCCTGCGCATGTATACGCCGCCGCGAGGGATAGCGAGCCTTTCAGCGCCTCATACGCCGCTGCCCATTCGGCTCTGCGCTCATCGTTGCCGTAGCTCGCTTTGAGGTAAAGTTTCAGTGCCTGTCGGATTAGCGAATCATTCAGATCCACCCGTACGCCGGCGGCCTGTAGATCCAGCGCGCCTGCCTCGAGTGTCTGTGTGATTTCGTCATCCTGTGACGCGGCGGAAATGCGCAGCCAGCTTTTCGCGTATGCGAGCATGTCCTTTGCTGTAGTATCCGCCATGGTCAATCACCTCAGCCGCCGATAGTCAGCGTTGCAAAACTCTTGCTGTCAACCAGACCGGCCTCTGCGCGTGCATAGCCGCTGTAGATGAACGTATGCGATTTGATGTCCTTATCGGATTCAATCAGCACGTCCGTGACAACATTGTTTACAACTCTCTGCGGGTCGCCTACGAGAATAACGCCATCTGCAACCGCGTCTTCAATGCGAACCTTTGCGCCCAGCAGTGCGCCATCGGCTGCGTCATCGTTGACAGACGGAACAAACAGCGGGCGTCCGGTCGTGTCGGTCAGATTTGCGAGCTGGTTGTAAAGCGTAGAACTCGAAACGTATGCAACCTTCTGCGAGCAGCGCTTCAGTGTGCCGAACAGCTTCGTGATGTCGGTATATGCAAGCTTTGTGCTAGTCAGCTTGTTGCCGGAATCGATAGCGCCCTCAACCGTCGCAACGACGTCAGCCGCCATAGCGTCTGCGAGCTGTGCGCCGATTTCCTGCACCAGATAATTTTCCAGCGCGTCAATTGCCATGTTGCGTGCAGCATAAGAAAGCACTACGTCCTTAGAGTAGTCATTGCCGGCGAGTTTAATCGTTGCAAGCGTGTTCTGTTCGTCATCGTTTGCTGCGCCCTCAGCGGTCTTCTTTGCCTTGCCGGCCTTGACCTCGGTGTGAACCGGCAGTTCCATAACTACGCCAGTTCCGCGCAGTGTCTGAATGTCGTCCAGAATGCTGTGGGTTTCGTCAATCGTGTTCCAAATGCGGTCTGCAATCTGTGTCGGGATTACGCCGGCCAGCGTTTCGGTCGTGTGCGTAAAGTCCGCATTGACCATTTCATAAGCCTGCTTTTCGGCGTCGTTGAGATCGCGGCCGCTGATGCGCTTCAGGAACGCATTGCGATATTCGGGTGTTGCTGCAAGATTCATGTTTTCAGTCATCGTTCTATCCTCCATATTGACTTTTGTATTAGCGGCCATAGCCATAAACGGCGCCGCGGGTTTTGTGTTTGCCATTGCGGCTTTTTCGGCGGCCGCTGCCTTTTCTGCTTCAAACGCCTTCCGGGTCGCCTCAGCCTCCGCCTTGATGGCGTCAGCTTCGTCTAACCGTCCGGCCTGTGCGGCGTCCTTACCGCGCGCCGCGAGATCCTTCATCTTGTCCTGGTACTCATTGAGTGTCATTTTTTTAATCCTCCGTGTTCAGGTTGTCGAAATACTCAATCAGCGCTTCACGCTTTGCTCTCAGACGCGTTTTAACGGCCTCTGGAAGCGTTTCTGCGGTGCTGTTGGTAAACTGTCCGTCTCCGCCCGTTTTGTCGCTCTGCGGGGCTGAAATCGCGTCAATCAGGCCGTAGTCTAGCGCGTCCTGCGCGGTCAGCCACGTTTCGTGATCCATAAGCGATAAAGCGTCCTTTTCCGTCATGCCGGTCTTTGCGACATACGCGGCGGCGATTGCGCGGTTTGCGGTCTTCAGTGCTTCACTAGCGGCGTCCATATCGCGGTAATCGCCAGATGCGGTCGTTGATACGTTGTGGACCATCATGCGCGCCGTCGGTTCCATGTCGCACCACCCGGCCATAGCAATGACTGAAGCGGCCGATGCCGCCTCGCCGGTGATGTGGATGTGCACACGGTCGCCTGCGCGCTTCAGTGCGGAATAAATCTCGCTGCCTGCGTTGATCTCGCCGCCAGGGCTATTGATGTATACGTCCAGCGGTTCGTTTGCGTCTGCGCTCGCGATTGCGTCGGATACGGCGCTCGGGTGCGTTTGTGTCATGCCCATGTAGTCGTAAATCCATGCGTCGTCATCGGATACAATCACGCCGCGCACGTTAATATCACTCATTGGGTGCTACCTCCTTAGGTTTGATATTTGCGTCCGGAAATGTCAGATCGTCAGCGCTCGCCGTAATCCGGCGCGCGTCGGTGTCTGCGCTTTCCGTATCGGTTCCAGTAACGGCAGCTGTATCGAGACGCCGAATCGGTTCATCTCCGCCCGGAACAGGTGCCAAATTAAATGCGCGCCGCCATTCGTTAGGCGTAAGCGCTCCACGGTCAACCATTGCGCTAAGCGCGAGTTTTGTGTTCAGTGATGCACTGTCCCACGCGCTCGCCTCGAATACGATACGATTGCCGAACGCGCGCTCGCGTCTGCTGAAAAGTTTTCGCGTAAATTCAGCGCTTAACTGCCGCTCAATCGGTTCAATCTGTGCGTCGAAATATGCCGTTGTCTGCGCTTCGTTTGCCTTGTTTGATACGATATCCGGCGATACGCCAAACAGCGCGTAAATGCGCGCCGTCGTACGGTCAATGACGTCAGCGTTCGGTACGTAATCGTGCGTTGATACCTGCTGCGCGTCGGCCATACTGTTAACGCCCGCCACGCCGGATGTGTTTGCTGTAGATAGCCACGTACGCGCGAATTCATCCGTCTGCCTTTTCATGTCGCTAGGCGGCAGCACCGACTTAAATTTCAACAGCCACCGGATAGCGCCGCCGTTTTTGATCGCGTTGATAATGCCCTGATCGGTGGTTGTTACAACGTCCAGAAGCGGGGCAAGCGCCGGCGCGATAGGTGAGCCGAACAGCTCGTTATCGTGGTAATCGCGGCGGATGTGGATAACGTCGTCGTAATCGAAACTGAACCGTTTGCCGTTTGTCAGCGTGAATGTCAGATAAAGCGCCCCCGCTGGCGTATATGCGGCGTCTACGCTTGTTGCGGCGATAGGGTATATAGCAATAGCGTTTCCGTAATCGTCGCGCTGAATCACCGCGAATGCGTTGCCGTTTAGCATTAGCTGCGAGGCAAGTTTTTCAAGCATTGCCTGCATCGTCATATATTGGTTTGGCTCTTCAAGCAGAAACCGAATACTGTTTGACGGATTGACGCGGATGTCGCGCCCGCCATCGTCTCGCGTCGTTTCGATAATATGTTTCGGCGTCAATTTGCCCACGGCCGAAACTGCGGGGCGTGTGCATGCGCGTACGATATCGCTGCGATAAACCGAACCGCTCCATGCGTATACGCCGCGCGTATCGGATGTCATTAGCTCAACGCCGGAAACGCGGCGCGGGTTAATAAGTGCTCTGAATCGTGAAAAAATGCTCATCAATGCGCCTCCGTTTCGCTTTCATATTGCGCCCACGAACTGTATTCATCCGCGTGCTGGTCATATACCGTGTACGCGTCAAGCAGGGCGGCAAATGCGTCAATGCGCCCGCTTTGCTTGCCCTTCACCGGCTGTATGTTCCCGTTTGTGTCGGTCCGTACGTATGTGTTGCCCAGACACCATTTCATAACGGGGTTGTTGTCGTAGTTAATGCGGTGCGCCTCCAAATCAGCGCGCAAGTTCTTCATCGGCCCGGATAGCGTGATAACGCCCTGTCGGACCGGAACCATTGTCTGCTCGCCAAATTCAGCGCTGAACTGCGCCAATAGCGAATCGTCAATGTGCCACGGGTCATAGCCAATCCATATCGGCCAGATTCCTTGCGTATCGCGCTGATCGCGGAACCAATCCAAAAATACGCGCTTGTTAACGCGTACGTCGTCCACAATTGTTATCATCCCGCGCTGCGCCCATAGCTCATAAGGCGCCCCGTCGGTGTTTGTGCGCGTTGCGTCGCTGGTTGCGCTCAGTTTTGTGCGCGGTATCCAGCAGTGTGTGCGCACGAGGATCTCATTGCTGTCCGCTCTCCTGCCGATCAGTACGGCGGCGTTCATATCCACGCTGTCGGCGGCGTCCATACCGCCAATCGCATAGCGCGGGAACGGACCAGTAATGCGCGCCTCGTTGTTCAATACGTCCCACGGCAACCATGCCTGCGATGCATTTGCGATAATATTGAAATCTTTCACAAGCACCGTTGCCATATCAGGCGGGGATGCTTTTGCTTTTTCGACATTAGCTCGCAATTCGCCAATCTTCTTGATCGCACCCAAACCCGGGTTGCTTTTCACCCATAGGCGCTCATCGTCGATCTCACGGCGGTCATCCTGCTCATAAATTAGTGGCAGGAATCGTTCGTCCTCTACCGTGCCGTCCAGCACTTTGCTTGCGTACTCGTACTGTGCGTCATATACGCTATTACGGATAAAGCCAGCTGTGGTGATCTCGAATAGCAGGGGCTGTCTGCGTGCGCTCATCGACTGCCGCATGAGGTCATACAAATCACGGTCACGTATTGCAGCCAGCTCGTCGATGATTGCGCAATGTGCGTTCAGGCCATCCATGCCGTTGGTGTTACTTGCAAGAGCCCGGATGTATCCAAAATTGGCGGTACAGTAAATATCATTTTGCCGCTTGCGGGCGACTGACTTTAGTGCTCCGCTGTGCTGCAACATGTGTGCACACTCCAGATATGTATGCTGTGCCTGCTCGCGCTTTGTCGCTAGGCAGTAAATCTCGGGTGCGCCCTCACGGTCAGCGATCAGCATGTAAAGTGCGACCGCTGCGACCAATGTGCTCTTTCCGTTCTTGCGTGCCATGATGATCACGCACTCATGGAACCGGCGCATTCCGTTATCATCTACAAAGCCAAACAAAGCGTTCAATGCGGCTTTCTGGTATAGCTCCAGTCGGATCGGCGCACCAAAATTTCCTTGCGATTGACGGCAAAACCGCTCGATAAACTCAATAGGGCGGTTAGCGCGTACGGGGTCATAGTGATATTTGCCGGGGCGCTCGTAGTCGTATAGCAGGCGCCTGTACTCTGTGATCAGCTTCGTGCATGCGGGGATCTCGCCATTGATGATCTTGTGCGCATACTCAAGCATGTAAACGGTCTCCGCCATCGTACGCACCTCCGTTTCATTCGTCTTCTTCGTCGTCCTCGCCGTTGATAAAGCGCATTAGCTCAGCGGCTCCGTCTTCGTCTTTGCCAAAACTGTCGGTGATCTTGATTAGCGTTTTGACGGTCGCGTTTGCCGAGTTTGATGTGTTTGTGAACTCTTTGACACACGGGTTTGCATACGTGTTGCGCTCACCTTTGACGTATGACTTCTCAGTGGTCACGCCGTCTCTTTCGATTGACTTGCGCAATTCATCGAGGATCTTCAGCTGCGTCAAATAGCGCTCAAAAGTGGTGCAAAAAAAGAAATTATTCTGCACGCCACGCTTTTTGGCGATCTCAAGAATCTTTTCTGCCTGTTCTGTCAGTTCACGGTCCTTTTTCGTTTTTCCAGCCATGTAGCACCTCCAGATTGCAAGCAAAAGAAAAACATCGGCGCTTCACGGCATCCGATATCTTGATATCTATGTAAATTCTTTCAGCAAATCAATGAAACTTTCATGAAATGGACTGAAAGATAGCGAAAAAAGTGTAAAATCGCCGCTCGGCAGTGCAAAGCCCCATGGCTCGGCTTCCCGCGGCATCATGATTCTTTGTGAAAAGGGGGGATGCCCTTCACAAATTTTTCTTCATCTGTTTCGCGGATTCCGATTGGATCGCCGTTCTCGCCAAACATTACGCGCCGGCTGCGTTGTTTTGCCAGTGCCTCGTTGTGTCCCCATGCGTGACCCGGTAATGCATTGTGGCATTGCCAGCATACAAGCTGAAGATTTGCGAACGATAACGTCACATTCGGATCGCTGATGTTCGCCGGCGTGATCATCGTTTTGTGATGGACAATCTCGCCCAGACGTTCGTGGCATATCTCGCAGATACCGCCGTCAATGCCGCGCCGGTAGTCGATATATGCCTGTCTGGTTTGTCGCCATCGTTTAGACGTGTAAAACCAGCGTGCGTAGTCGTGCGCCATTTGTGCCTCCGTGCGTTCACATACAGATACCGCCGGCGGAAGGTTGCCGGCAGGAAAGAAATCATTCAGATATTTGTCGAGGGAGAGGAAATTTTGCACCGGCCC contains:
- a CDS encoding phage major capsid protein; amino-acid sequence: MTLNEYQDKMKDLAARGKDAAQAGRLDEADAIKAEAEATRKAFEAEKAAAAEKAAMANTKPAAPFMAMAANTKVNMEDRTMTENMNLAATPEYRNAFLKRISGRDLNDAEKQAYEMVNADFTHTTETLAGVIPTQIADRIWNTIDETHSILDDIQTLRGTGVVMELPVHTEVKAGKAKKTAEGAANDDEQNTLATIKLAGNDYSKDVVLSYAARNMAIDALENYLVQEIGAQLADAMAADVVATVEGAIDSGNKLTSTKLAYTDITKLFGTLKRCSQKVAYVSSSTLYNQLANLTDTTGRPLFVPSVNDDAADGALLGAKVRIEDAVADGVILVGDPQRVVNNVVTDVLIESDKDIKSHTFIYSGYARAEAGLVDSKSFATLTIGG
- a CDS encoding terminase large subunit, with the translated sequence MAETVYMLEYAHKIINGEIPACTKLITEYRRLLYDYERPGKYHYDPVRANRPIEFIERFCRQSQGNFGAPIRLELYQKAALNALFGFVDDNGMRRFHECVIIMARKNGKSTLVAAVALYMLIADREGAPEIYCLATKREQAQHTYLECAHMLQHSGALKSVARKRQNDIYCTANFGYIRALASNTNGMDGLNAHCAIIDELAAIRDRDLYDLMRQSMSARRQPLLFEITTAGFIRNSVYDAQYEYASKVLDGTVEDERFLPLIYEQDDRREIDDERLWVKSNPGLGAIKKIGELRANVEKAKASPPDMATVLVKDFNIIANASQAWLPWDVLNNEARITGPFPRYAIGGMDAADSVDMNAAVLIGRRADSNEILVRTHCWIPRTKLSATSDATRTNTDGAPYELWAQRGMITIVDDVRVNKRVFLDWFRDQRDTQGIWPIWIGYDPWHIDDSLLAQFSAEFGEQTMVPVRQGVITLSGPMKNLRADLEAHRINYDNNPVMKWCLGNTYVRTDTNGNIQPVKGKQSGRIDAFAALLDAYTVYDQHADEYSSWAQYESETEAH
- a CDS encoding head maturation protease, ClpP-related; the protein is MSDINVRGVIVSDDDAWIYDYMGMTQTHPSAVSDAIASADANEPLDVYINSPGGEINAGSEIYSALKRAGDRVHIHITGEAASAASVIAMAGWCDMEPTARMMVHNVSTTASGDYRDMDAASEALKTANRAIAAAYVAKTGMTEKDALSLMDHETWLTAQDALDYGLIDAISAPQSDKTGGDGQFTNSTAETLPEAVKTRLRAKREALIEYFDNLNTED
- a CDS encoding HK97 gp10 family phage protein codes for the protein MAQNDIERELTKQLSAYTDAVAAKVKQAVKATAEDTKTQLRKTSPGTRYRRGWSVVVRKETPAYMVCGVQNRLYRLTHLLENSHKLRNGGRTDPANGFGGRVHIAPAAEAAAEDLSERVERIIEETK
- a CDS encoding phage portal protein, with amino-acid sequence MSIFSRFRALINPRRVSGVELMTSDTRGVYAWSGSVYRSDIVRACTRPAVSAVGKLTPKHIIETTRDDGGRDIRVNPSNSIRFLLEEPNQYMTMQAMLEKLASQLMLNGNAFAVIQRDDYGNAIAIYPIAATSVDAAYTPAGALYLTFTLTNGKRFSFDYDDVIHIRRDYHDNELFGSPIAPALAPLLDVVTTTDQGIINAIKNGGAIRWLLKFKSVLPPSDMKRQTDEFARTWLSTANTSGVAGVNSMADAQQVSTHDYVPNADVIDRTTARIYALFGVSPDIVSNKANEAQTTAYFDAQIEPIERQLSAEFTRKLFSRRERAFGNRIVFEASAWDSASLNTKLALSAMVDRGALTPNEWRRAFNLAPVPGGDEPIRRLDTAAVTGTDTESADTDARRITASADDLTFPDANIKPKEVAPNE
- a CDS encoding HNH endonuclease; translation: MHTDIAGPVQNFLSLDKYLNDFFPAGNLPPAVSVCERTEAQMAHDYARWFYTSKRWRQTRQAYIDYRRGIDGGICEICHERLGEIVHHKTMITPANISDPNVTLSFANLQLVCWQCHNALPGHAWGHNEALAKQRSRRVMFGENGDPIGIRETDEEKFVKGIPPFHKES